One Desulfuromonas acetexigens genomic window carries:
- a CDS encoding HAL/PAL/TAL family ammonia-lyase, with protein MSQRSTVILTGNDLTIDDIIAIGIGDKQVAIAGAARERCAASRAFLEGEVAAKRVIYGVNTSFGPMCNKIISDNEIEALQVNLIRSHAAGLGEPIKDYIAIAMLAVRLNTLAKGYSGVRLELLDFMVELINRRVAPYVPECGSVGASGDLIHLAHLALAIIGEGRVFYQGELRDAAELYTELGLSPMRLSFKEGIALMNGTSAMTALAAFSLFGARKLLNLACVTGAFALEIFGGIDDAFDVDLHRVKPHPGQLATAETIRNLYQGSGNITLRQDMHERIRREQTEGLVFETSINVQDVYSIRCTPQVLAPVAEAVELATRTVETEANSSNDNPIIIPEQKKVIHGGNFHGQSIGFVMDMLCVAVSTLCNLSERRLNKLLDKNLNEGLPEFLIPGTLGLTMGFMGAQYLATSTTAENRQLAAPVSTHSISCNASNQDVVSMGTVAARKAFRSISNAKHVVTLEVLAQLQALSFRNADRLGRGTGRIHQLLAEHFTPYDNSRIFHEDLVKFRKLLFSSQLFDDLAVYWREED; from the coding sequence ATGTCCCAGCGTTCCACCGTCATTCTCACCGGTAACGATCTCACCATCGACGACATCATCGCCATCGGCATTGGCGACAAGCAGGTGGCTATCGCCGGCGCCGCTCGCGAGCGCTGTGCCGCCAGCCGCGCCTTTCTCGAAGGGGAAGTGGCGGCGAAACGGGTGATCTACGGGGTCAACACCTCCTTCGGCCCGATGTGCAACAAGATCATCAGCGACAACGAAATCGAGGCGTTGCAGGTCAACCTGATCCGCAGCCATGCCGCCGGCCTCGGCGAGCCGATCAAGGACTACATCGCCATCGCCATGCTGGCGGTACGGCTCAACACCCTGGCCAAGGGCTACAGCGGAGTGCGGCTGGAACTCCTCGATTTCATGGTCGAGCTAATCAACCGCCGCGTCGCTCCCTATGTCCCCGAGTGCGGCAGCGTCGGCGCCTCCGGCGATCTGATCCACCTGGCCCATCTCGCCCTGGCGATCATCGGCGAGGGGCGGGTCTTCTATCAGGGGGAGTTGCGGGATGCGGCGGAACTTTATACCGAGCTCGGCCTGAGTCCCATGCGCCTCTCCTTCAAGGAGGGAATCGCGCTGATGAACGGGACCAGCGCCATGACCGCCCTGGCCGCTTTCTCCCTCTTTGGTGCCCGCAAACTGCTCAACCTCGCCTGCGTCACCGGGGCCTTTGCCCTGGAGATCTTCGGCGGCATCGACGACGCCTTCGATGTCGACCTGCACCGGGTCAAGCCCCATCCGGGCCAGTTGGCAACGGCGGAGACGATTCGCAACCTCTATCAGGGCTCGGGCAACATCACCCTGCGTCAGGATATGCACGAGCGTATCCGCCGTGAGCAGACCGAGGGGCTGGTCTTCGAGACGAGCATCAACGTGCAGGATGTCTACTCGATCCGCTGCACCCCGCAAGTGCTGGCGCCGGTGGCCGAGGCCGTCGAGCTGGCGACGCGCACGGTGGAGACCGAGGCCAATTCCTCCAACGACAACCCGATCATCATCCCCGAACAGAAGAAGGTCATCCACGGCGGCAACTTCCACGGCCAGAGCATCGGCTTTGTCATGGATATGCTCTGTGTGGCCGTTTCCACCCTCTGCAACCTCTCGGAGCGACGCCTCAACAAACTGCTCGACAAGAACCTCAACGAGGGCCTGCCCGAATTCCTCATCCCCGGCACCCTCGGCCTGACCATGGGCTTCATGGGCGCCCAGTACCTGGCCACCTCGACCACCGCCGAGAACCGCCAACTGGCGGCGCCGGTGAGCACCCACAGCATCTCCTGCAACGCCTCCAATCAGGACGTGGTGAGCATGGGGACAGTGGCGGCGCGTAAGGCCTTCCGCTCCATCAGCAACGCCAAGCATGTGGTGACCCTGGAAGTGCTGGCCCAGTTGCAGGCCCTCTCTTTCCGCAACGCCGACCGCCTGGGACGGGGGACCGGGCGCATCCACCAGCTCCTCGCCGAGCACTTCACCCCTTACGATAACAGCCGGATCTTTCACGAGGATCTGGTGAAATTCCGCAAGCTGCTCTTCTCCAGCCAGCTCTTCGATGACCTGGCGGTCTATTGGCGGGAGGAGGACTGA
- a CDS encoding LolA family protein translates to MKYLLPLWLLLFVSLPLAAWAEEDAELERVLAGLKVSAAGIETLASDFTQEKHLEIFRETLVSQGRFYFAKPDKLRWETTAPVASGFLLNGSGGKRWHQRAGAPVPFDLGREPGMKLIAEQLLAWARVDLDWLRSQYEIALVETQPVSLRLVPRQVGARDFLDHLLIRFDDGGRHVASVAVHEPGGDRTLIRFSATVLNQPLDPALF, encoded by the coding sequence ATGAAATATCTGCTGCCGCTGTGGCTGCTGCTTTTCGTTTCTCTCCCCCTTGCGGCCTGGGCCGAAGAGGATGCGGAGCTCGAACGGGTGCTGGCCGGACTGAAGGTTTCGGCGGCGGGGATCGAAACCCTCGCCAGCGACTTCACCCAGGAAAAGCATCTGGAGATCTTTCGCGAAACCCTCGTTTCCCAGGGGCGCTTCTATTTCGCCAAGCCGGATAAGCTGCGCTGGGAGACGACGGCGCCGGTCGCTTCGGGCTTTCTGCTCAATGGTTCCGGCGGCAAGCGCTGGCATCAGCGGGCGGGGGCGCCGGTCCCCTTCGACCTCGGCCGCGAGCCGGGGATGAAGCTGATCGCCGAGCAACTGCTGGCCTGGGCGCGGGTCGATCTCGACTGGCTGCGCAGCCAATACGAAATCGCCCTGGTCGAGACCCAGCCGGTCTCCCTGCGCCTCGTTCCCCGGCAAGTGGGGGCGCGGGACTTTCTCGACCATCTGCTGATCCGCTTCGACGACGGCGGACGGCATGTGGCGAGCGTCGCGGTGCACGAGCCGGGAGGGGATCGAACCCTGATCCGCTTTTCGGCGACGGTGCTCAACCAACCCCTCGATCCCGCTCTCTTCTGA